Proteins encoded in a region of the Dehalococcoidia bacterium genome:
- a CDS encoding SAM-dependent methyltransferase codes for MYVKEHSEQTGAEREIRRRISTSGAITFAEFMEVALYHSDGYYSKRGPIGAGGDYFTSPVAHPAYGALICVQLETMWRTLGCPSPFWVVEAGAGDGVLGEDIVRYIRSHFQGFSETLMYVAVDRVATRERASDGNRIEWISSTGLPVGGVVGCVLSNELLDAMPVHRFEVKDGRPFEVYVGLATDGAFVERLVEPPSPGIVERVSSVQRQLPEGYCGEVSMGLRSWMVDVAACLRRGFVLTIDYGYEREQLYSDERNRGTLQTYYRHTEGGSPYQRVGRQDITAHVDFTALIEEGQQVGLRPVYLTTQGEFLHSLGYVQMEKALGDWGLALAVHRANVRAMRRLIDPEGLGKFKVLVQERDSGIQRDSDLVPGEGVTANLGSPVATSMHLQAGQGSFVAF; via the coding sequence TTGTATGTGAAAGAGCACAGTGAACAGACAGGCGCCGAGCGAGAGATTAGAAGGCGCATCTCAACCTCTGGCGCGATTACGTTCGCGGAATTCATGGAGGTTGCGCTCTATCACTCTGACGGCTACTACTCAAAGCGCGGACCGATTGGCGCTGGTGGAGACTACTTCACCAGCCCTGTGGCCCATCCCGCCTATGGCGCCCTGATCTGTGTGCAGCTCGAAACTATGTGGCGTACGCTTGGTTGTCCGAGTCCATTCTGGGTGGTTGAAGCTGGTGCGGGGGACGGTGTGCTGGGGGAAGATATCGTCAGATACATCCGCTCCCATTTCCAAGGATTCTCGGAGACGCTCATGTATGTCGCAGTTGACCGAGTCGCGACCAGAGAACGAGCCTCCGACGGAAACAGGATTGAGTGGATTTCATCAACGGGACTCCCGGTTGGCGGCGTTGTTGGATGTGTGCTATCGAATGAGCTGCTGGACGCTATGCCGGTACACAGGTTTGAGGTCAAGGATGGCCGACCGTTCGAGGTCTATGTCGGGCTGGCCACGGATGGTGCTTTCGTTGAGCGACTTGTGGAACCGCCTTCCCCAGGGATTGTGGAGAGAGTCTCCTCTGTGCAACGGCAGCTTCCGGAAGGCTACTGTGGTGAGGTCAGTATGGGACTTAGGTCGTGGATGGTCGATGTGGCAGCATGTCTCCGGCGCGGGTTTGTGTTGACCATCGACTATGGGTACGAGCGGGAGCAGCTGTACTCAGATGAGAGGAACAGGGGAACGCTTCAGACCTACTATCGTCATACGGAGGGTGGGAGTCCTTACCAGCGCGTTGGCAGGCAGGACATCACGGCGCATGTCGACTTTACAGCCCTGATCGAGGAAGGACAACAGGTTGGTCTTCGTCCGGTGTATCTGACAACCCAGGGGGAGTTTCTTCACTCGCTTGGGTACGTTCAGATGGAGAAGGCTCTCGGGGATTGGGGGCTCGCTCTCGCAGTTCACCGCGCCAACGTGCGCGCTATGCGTCGACTCATCGATCCTGAGGGCTTGGGCAAGTTCAAGGTTCTCGTCCAGGAGAGAGACAGCGGGATTCAGCGGGATTCCGACTTAGTCCCGGGCGAAGGGGTGACTGCAAATCTCGGCAGCCCTGTCGCAACCAGCATGCATTTGCAGGCTGGCCAGGGTTCATTCGTCGCTTTCTGA
- a CDS encoding tRNA (adenine-N1)-methyltransferase: MQLTPGDLFETHIGNYPTSDLIGLTEGTRIVTNRGHRLLAVRPTLSDLTLRMPRIATVMYPKDLGALLVYADIFTGARVLEAGAGSGAVTMTLLRAVGETGRVYTYDVRQDMIDQAQTNIARYFANWDNLEIKLGDVYEGFEEEDLDRIILDLPEPWHVVPHASDRLIPGGLFFGFIPTVPQVEELVRTLRLQRTFDLIETMEIMMRQWNVSGRSVRPSHRMVGHTGFIVTARRVSERTSESDE, encoded by the coding sequence GTGCAACTCACGCCCGGCGACCTCTTCGAGACACACATCGGCAACTACCCCACCAGCGACCTGATAGGCCTGACGGAGGGCACGCGGATCGTCACCAACAGGGGCCACCGCCTCTTGGCTGTCAGGCCGACACTTTCGGACCTGACACTCCGTATGCCGAGGATCGCGACGGTCATGTACCCCAAGGACCTCGGAGCGCTCTTGGTGTACGCTGACATCTTCACCGGAGCTCGCGTCCTTGAGGCCGGGGCTGGTTCTGGAGCAGTCACCATGACGCTCCTCAGGGCCGTCGGCGAGACCGGGCGCGTGTACACATACGATGTGCGTCAGGACATGATCGACCAGGCACAGACCAACATCGCGAGATACTTCGCAAACTGGGACAACCTTGAGATAAAGCTCGGCGACGTCTATGAAGGCTTCGAAGAGGAAGATCTGGACAGAATCATTCTCGACCTGCCTGAGCCGTGGCACGTCGTCCCCCACGCGTCAGACCGCCTGATACCCGGAGGTCTGTTCTTCGGATTCATACCCACCGTTCCGCAGGTTGAAGAACTGGTGCGGACCCTACGCCTGCAGCGCACATTCGACTTGATAGAAACGATGGAGATCATGATGCGCCAGTGGAATGTAAGCGGGCGCAGCGTACGACCATCTCATCGCATGGTGGGCCACACAGGGTTCATAGTTACCGCGCGTCGCGTAAGCGAACGGACATCAGAAAGCGACGAATGA